The following are from one region of the Halorussus rarus genome:
- a CDS encoding DUF7503 family protein, whose protein sequence is MAETDLTTYLKENPRMMGVLFTMLLLLSQAGNASGALYGTVAGP, encoded by the coding sequence ATGGCTGAAACCGATCTGACCACGTACCTGAAGGAAAATCCGCGAATGATGGGCGTCCTGTTCACGATGCTGCTGCTACTGTCGCAGGCAGGGAATGCGTCAGGTGCGCTTTACGGAACAGTTGCCGGACCGTGA
- a CDS encoding ribbon-helix-helix domain-containing protein, which produces MTEYTTVSIPKDLADRVDETIEGTSFSSTSDLVRFLLRSIVIQHQKEGQLTESEFEEITGQLRELGYLE; this is translated from the coding sequence ATGACCGAGTACACCACCGTCTCCATTCCGAAGGACCTGGCCGACCGCGTCGACGAGACCATCGAGGGGACCAGCTTCTCCAGTACCAGCGACCTGGTGCGATTCCTGCTCCGGAGCATCGTCATCCAGCACCAGAAGGAGGGCCAGTTGACCGAGTCGGAGTTCGAGGAGATCACGGGTCAGCTGCGCGAACTCGGGTACCTGGAGTAG